The Brassica napus cultivar Da-Ae chromosome C1, Da-Ae, whole genome shotgun sequence DNA segment TATTGGGAGTGGGTTTAAATGAAAACCACACATCTCATTTTTTATTTgctatcaaatatattttttgaaataatttcatttttgagTGAATTGTAAGATGATTGTAGATGAATTAGataatttacattattttaattaaatcgttttagaatctcatttaaaaccatgaaatttcagtttttttttttttttttgacaacaaaaacTACTTAAACTAAGAAATCACCGGGTTGGATAGCCAACTCGGAGGTAAGGAATCAACATATAACATAGCTGAAGGAGAAAGGAATCAACATATAACATAGCAGAACTCTTCGCACCACGTGCAAGCTTGTCCGCCATTGTGTTTTGTACCCTTGGAATATGTCGGATCTTGAAATTAGGGAAGAAAGTCTTACTGCGGCAAAACTGCTCCATGTGTGTAGCAAAAGCTGGCCATTTTTCAGGTGACGACACCATTTTCACTAGTTGAAAAAAATCCGTCGCAAATACTACTTATGAGAATTGCAAggtcttcatgcactccattgcccaaatcaatgCTTCACATTCCGCATGCAAAGGTGTCATGCTTCGTCTTAGATTCATTGCCCCCATCGTAACCCCGTATGAGTCCCTCGCTCGGCAGTACCAACCCTGACCGGTGAAAACAATTTGCTCCCTCCAGGCCCCATCAACATAGCAAACCCTTGTACCAGGAGATTGCTAGTTTGTTTCTGGCGGTAAATATTCATGATGTTATTGTACCAATAATTGcgcctcagcccaaagtgttcCTTCAACCTCTGCTTTACGCAATATTTCCTGAGGATTTCCATTCCTATTctgataatttttttcttttctatttttccAGATATACCACATAATCCACGGAAAGCAATCAGAATCAATTCTCTCTGAACCCTCCAAaacagttttattatttttaactaagaaaacacactaaaatagttttaaatcactaaaaactttttttaaggtTCACAACTtataatatttcaataataacgaatttaaaaatactttcttAAATAGAAGTTCaataacactatttttttaaaaaaaaatttaaaagttttataaaaatttaaatttaaatttagataatgcattattcatttaatacaaataaattcaaattcgCGACTGAATACACCCTCTAAATTTTTGTGAAATTGAAAAAATACTAATGTTGGATCTACGATTAGATTAAgtcttataaaaaaattataacggttttaatatatgcatattatgcataataacatttttgttattgtataTTCTGTGAAGGTTAGCAAGTCTGttatcaaaatttgaaatttaccTATTTTTTTCCCAGTAATTATggtaattttatagttttatggTTGTTTCGAAATAATTACACTCTTGTATACAAAAGACATGAACAAGTTACTGTACCACGAAACTTTCTTGGGTGGGAATATAAACAGTAGATTCTGATATCTTTAGTCGCCGAGCAGTACTGTAACCGTTCCTCAGAACAAATACCCAAACCGTACGCGTGTAACCCACGCGCCACCCACCAATATCTCTCTTTGTCTCGAGCATCCGCTTCTCTCCTGTCATCCAACCGCTCTCCTTCCCTAATATTGCTTGCTCTTTCTCCGCCGCCGTCGTCTCTCAATTTTAAATCCAGGCTTAGGGTTTCATCACCGAAATCGATAAGAGATTTGGCCCTCTGATTTGAATTCCGACTCATGTGATTGCTGTTTACAAACACGAACAAAAATGATTGATAGGAAGAGGAAAGAGTTCATCAGTGAAGAAGACATGGCCACTCTTTTGCAaaggtctctctctctgtcttctAACTTTCGTTATTCGCCGCTTCCAACACTCTTTTATTTACAGATATGACACCATGACGATACTGAAGTTGCTACAAGAGATGGCCTATTACGCTGAACCCAAGATGGACTGGAATGAGATGCTGAAGAAGACTAGTACTGGAATCACCAATGGTAGAGATTATCAGTTGCTATGGCGGCATCTTGCTTATCGAGACTCTCTTCTCCCCGTGGACGACAATGCTCTACCTTTGGTCTCTTATTAGTAGTATCACTTGTCTTGTGCTTATCTTGTGATAGCTGTTCATTACTTGCAGATTTAACAAACTCTTGACTCTTGCTTGTGTAGGATGATGATAGTGACATGGAGTGTGAGTTGGAAACTTCCCCTGCAGTCAATGTTGATGTAGTATCCGAAGCTGTTGCGCATGTGAAAGTAAGATGGATAACTATTCTGAGTCCcttgttcttttcttttctcttcttttttcttgaACCCCTTGTTCAGTTTCTAGAAAAGAGCTGCTTCTCTGTGCCTTTGCTCATAACTGCTGTTTTCTCTGTGGTATTTTATCTGATGAGAGATATATGAGTTCCTGATGTTTATCTATTttccttgaatttatttttctGTATTATACATTGTTTTCTAGATTCGTATATATGATTGATTCCGTTGATAGCTTTCTCGATATCCAGAAACGATTTGGTGATTTTATATTCCTACTTATGAGAGAACTAGCAGATCATGAATGCATTTTCCTTTGGTTGGATCTTTCAGTTTTGTGTTTTTGATAAGCTCATGAAGGGCAGTAGAAACGTTCAGTATTATGTTCACCAAAATTGGATTCTTCCTGTGGCAAGGAGCTTACTTTTGTATCCTCCTTTCTCTAGTTTTCTGATTCTCCGGCAGTATTGTTCTTGAATTTTTATCATGCTAAGTTCCAAAGTAATTGGTGGAGCATTTATTATTAGAGTCTCAGCTAGTGGCTTGCATACTACCATGCAGTTTTCCTAATAATTTAAGTGGTGACTGCTGTTCTTGGGTATATCAATTTGCCTATTCTGGGTTCCTAATGATTCAAATGCTAAGTTTCCTGATTTATCTCCGTTTTAGGTGATTGCTTCTTCCTTTGTGCCAAGTGATTTAGACATTCCTGAAGACTCAACTTTTGAGGCTCCCTTGACCATAAATATACCTTATGGGCACAGGGGGCCTCAGGAACCATCAGACTCGTATTGGTCGTCTAAAGGGATGAATATCACCTTTCCTATTTCCCTTCAGAAAGCAGCTGAGGGACATAATGGAAATGGGCTAGCCAGTAGCGTGGCTGCTcgtaagaaaaggaaaaaatggTCAGCTGAGGAGGATGAGGAGCTGATCGCTGCTGTGAAACGACATGGTGAAGGAAGCTGGGTGACTATTTCTAAGGAAGAATTTGAAGGAGAGAGAACAGTCTCACAACTCTCGCAGGTTGTAATTTTACTTAGCtgatttgtttcatatttttgaataatcTCCATATACTTTGTGCATCCTCTTGTGTCAGCATGAATGAGCGTTCTTGTGTAGTTTATGTATTCTTTCCTGTcaccatttttgtttttttctcgtCAAATTATATTTGATGGTGTCAGGTATAGTAGTGTGAAGAAAGATTTACGAGGACTATTTTGGATGAGTTATCTATGATGGTTTTTGTATATAGCATATTTCTTTCATCGTGTTGGTGGTAACAAACTGAATTTTCTTATTTGCAGCGGTGGGGATTTTTAAGGAAAAGGGGTGATACTTCAAACTCTTCTACCCAATCTGGCCTACACAGAACAGAAGAACAAATGGCAGCTAATCGTGCATTATCTTTGGCAGTGGGAAATCGAGTTCCCTCAAAAAAGGCTGCCGTAGGTATGGCTAACAGAAGATCCTTTCTAGCTAATTCTATTATTTATAAGTTCGTCTAGGCTCTGGTTATGTTATAATATACTTTCTTAGATTGTTCAAGTCCCAACACTTCTCTGAGTTAGCTTTGTCATATGACTGTTTGTTTAGGCATACCTCCAGTGCGTACATCCGGTACCATCACGGGAGCACAAGCCAATGGTGCCAACAATGGTAATTCATTGCAAGGTCAACAGCAGTCTCAGCCAGTAGTTCAAGCAACCCCCCGGGTAGCAACATCGATTCCAACTACAAAATCTCGAGTACCTGCAAAGAAAACAACAGCAAATTCCACTTCGAGATCAGCACTAATGGTAACAGCTAATTCAGTAGCTGCGGCAGCCTGTATGTCTGGCCTGGCAACTACTGCATCAGTGCCAAAGGTTGAGCCCGTAATAAAGGCTTCCCCTGCCGCAGCTTCTTTCCCTCGCCCATCAGCTATATCATCAGCACTGAATGCTGAACCCGTAAAGAATGCTTCCCCTTCTGCAACGTCTTTTCCTCGTCCATCTGGTATATCATCAGCACTGAATGCTGAGCGTGTAAAAGCCGCTTCTGCAGCCTCTTTCCCTCGTCCATCAGGTATATCATCAGCACTGAATGTTGTGCCTGTCAAAACCGGTCCATTAGGCGTTATATCAGCATCAAAGGCTGAGCCTTTTAAAACCGCTCCGGTAGCCTTTTTGCCGCGTCCGTCAGGTACTATATCAGCACCAAATGCTGAGGCTGTAAAAGCCGCTTCTGCGGTGTCTTTGCCTGGTCCGTCAAGTATTATATCAGCATCGAAGGCTGAGCCAGTAAAGAGTGTTGCTGCCGCCGGACCTTCGAATGTAAGGAATGCAGTTACAGGAAGCCCAAGACACGTGCTATCTTCTTCACCTATGGCTCCTTTCTCCAAAGGGCCTACAATCCAGAATAATCCATCTCCTGGTTTTGCGTCGTCAAGATTGGCCCCTACACAGAGAGTTCCTGCGGCTAATGTAATTCCACAAAAGCCAAATGCGGGAGCGGGAGTTACTGCTACTTGCAAGCCTGTTGGTGTGCAGACACAGGGAAACAGAGCAAACCCCATGGTTACACCAACACTTCAATCAAATAAAGCCATCTCAACGAACTCAGTGATTACCACAGCAAAACCGGTGGCTGCAAAGGTGGAGACTCCTAGTCTTTTGCCTAAGCATACCCAAGTACCTCAGACTGAAGTTGGTAGTGGTACCGAGAAAAGTTCGTTGGCTAAACCATCTGAAAAAGAGAGTAGTACCACGGTTTCACCGCTTGTGGTGGCTGAGGCTGAATCAAAATCCAAGGGTGAAGAAAGTAAAGGGAAAAGTCCGGATGTTGCAACCGTTACAGGGACCGAGAAGAAGGGGTCGTAGTTTATATTTCGTGCATTGTTTTAGTGCTTTTATTCTTGTGTTTTCTTAGGACTGGAGTACGATAATGTACAGTAGTAATACTCACTACTTAGTCCAAAGAGATTTTTGAGGTCTAGTAGAAAACAGTAAAGCAGAAAGAAGATACAGTTTGATTTAAAGCAATAGTTTGGGTACAAAGACAGTAAAGCTAGAAAACAAGGAACTAAAAGGAAAGGAAAGTAACAGACACATGACTTGATTGATTATTCAGGGAGGAGCTTTCCAGGTTTAACCTAACTAGACTCTTGTTGCGGAGCTGGAAATGGACTAACACAGGAGAAGAGAGATGCTGAAGCTTGCTTCTGTTTTGTCTGCTTCTTTAACTTGACACCAAACAAGAATGACCTTAATGGAATCCTCGCTTTTCCACTCGAAGAGCTCTTGCTCGGAGTTGTCCTTGCTTCTGTTGCACTTGAGATCCCAATATCCTCTTCCAGTTTACTTAGAATTCTCTCTACGTCTGCCTTCAACACTCTTACACGATCAAGACCCGATTGAAGTTCGCTTGAAACCCTTTTGTTCTCTTGTTTCATGTTAAGTATCTCTCCATGGAACTTTGCAGCTTGGTAACTGCTAATCTCTGAATCACTTACTTTACTACCACCCGAGTGAGCCGTGACTCTTCCGATTTCTTCTTGTATATTAGCTAGCGATGCAAACCTTCCTTGGAGTTCGTCTTTAAGAACTGCACTGTTTTCTAGCCACAACTGCAGCTCTGTTCGAATTTCTCTTAGGTGTCTATAGATAGGTTTTGCCTCTGGTGCAGCTGCGTGCTTGCTTCTTGAAGATTCTTGCTGTTGTTTGCTTTCGATTTTCAGCTTCGTTAGCTCTGACTTCAAATCCTGAACTGTTGTCTGGAACTTCTGTATCTGATGCACCGATGTGCTAAATCTTAACCAGAACTCTAGATTCTCTTCCAAGACAGCGTCGATATCTGCACGCACTTTGTCTTCCACAGCTGGAATCTTTGTTCTCGGGCTATCATCAACGTCTGCAAATTTCACCCTAACCTCATCTGAATTTGTCCTTTCTGGTATTCTCTTCACCTCTCCTACTTGATGATGCGGTGTAGTGGAAACCGAAAAATTAGAAGTTGGTGAAATGCTCACACTTTCATGCTGTCCTTGATCATGTTCCATCTGGTTATTTTCTTCTACTTCATGCGGAGAGTCTTTCTCTAGCGTGCCTAGTTTTTGGCGTAAAGACTGAATCTCTACGTCTTTGTAAGCAACAGCATTCTTGAGTTCTCTTAACTGTAATGCCAGCTCGAAGAATCCTTCTCGGTTCTTCTTCTCAACTTCGCCTAACTTTCTCTTTACTCCTCTGTAGTCCCTTAGCACTGATGTGTAATCATCTAACAGAACCTTCTCTCTGTCCTCCATGCCATCTGGTAACAACTGTCTCCAGTTTGGTGTCTCTTCATCTTCGTCTTCTGTTACCAGTTCTTCTCCTTCTGTTCCAAAATAAGTGCTTGCTGTTTCTGACAAAGCAAAGGAATCTTTAGTCTCAGGTCTCTCTTCTTGAGCTCCTTCAGTGTCTTCACTATCTTTAACTACAATGGCATGTTTCTTCCTGTCTTCAACACTACTTTCCCTTTCCGTCTCCTTCGAGATTGACTTCAGATAATCTTCTGATCCTGAAACAGCTGGCAATTCCTGGAAAATTCCGGCTCCTTCGACATCTTCATCCATCTTCACATCTTGTAACTTGCCAGATAAATCATCAGCAGTCCAATTGGCTTCCTTGAATTGTTTCTGTAGACTCTTGTTCTGATGTTCTACCTTTTGGAATAGCTTTCTAACTTCACTCAGCTCCTTTTCAAGAACTGCTATCCTCTGTTTCATATCCGTGGAATCTGAAACAAGAGACGCCTTGTCCTCCTCTAGACCACGTATATGTTCATGTAAACCATCTGTCTCTGATCTTAATGTCTTCACTAATGCAGTGTGAGACGAAGCATTGCTCTCCAACGAAACAATCTTCTGCACAAGATCATCAATCTTCTCTGCAAGCTTCACAACAGTTAGATTCTCATTTGAATCTTCTCTCTCAGATTCGTAGCTCGATTCTTGAACCACATCTACTTTTGCTTCTGTCTTAATAAACTTATCATGATCATCACTTTCGGGTTTCTCAAACTTGTTCCTCAAGGCATAAAACCTCTCTTTAGCAGTGGTGATTCTTTCCTTCTCAATCTCTGCTTCTTCAACAGATTGCTTCTGTTTCTCTTCAAGCTTAGCTAGTGTGTCCTTACAAGAGCTCAAGGCGGTGCTCGCCATCAATGTCCTAGCGTCACTATCATCAATGGCAGCACCAAGACCAAACTCATCTTGTAAGCTACAAACTCTCTTCTGCATCTCAGTAACTTCATTCTCCAAATCCCAGTACCTCTCATAAGACTCCTCATATGAGCTCCTCACAAACTCTTTCTCCGTCTGCAACGCCAAGATCCCCTTCTGAAGGTTATCAATCTCCTCCAACCCTTCTTCTTTACTCAATCCAGAACTCAAAACCGCCGCTTCCCGCTTTGCTAAAGCGGAAGATACTGTTCTCTTCAGACCAGCTGGTccttttcttgacaacatcaTAGACTGACTCCTGAATTCTTTCATTGGCATCTCCGGGACTTGAGGGATGTTGCTTCCCTTGGGAATCAGATGAAGATGCGGTTGTTTCCGTGGATTCCCTTCGTAATCTTCAGTTTCATCTTCCTCCAGAGGAAACTGAACATGTTCAGGAAAAGCAGTGGCGATTGTGCGGTTTGCGCTTTGAAGCTCTCTAGACAAATGATCATAGCGTTCAGCTAATGCACGGTATGATCGAAAAGCCTCCTCCACGAAACTAACAATCTCTGGTCTCTTACGGTAATACATCTCAGCTCTTCTGGCGAAAGTGTCTCCATCTTCATCTATGATCTTAAGTGTATACTCAACTTTTTCTTCCATATCTAAATCACAAGAGGATTCTTTGTTTAGTGAGATTAAACAATGGGCACACACACATGATCAAGAGCAAGGAAAAATAGAACGTACCTTGAAGATTGTGTTCGAGCCATTTGGATTGCTTTGTACGGATGTGGCTGGCCCACCACCATGAATACGCATTGCTCGCTGCTCTCTGCAACATGTTTTTGTCAGAGGCCGTATCACATCAATGTGATGCTTGTGGGATCAGACAAAGAAGAATCAAACATGGGCGTATATGCTTGtgcaaaatataaaacattgatcagacaaaaagagagaaatagtcTTTGTCCGAGTATTTTGGTGGATCCTTTGATCAACCTCATTTCTAGGATgacaaataacaaaaacgaaaataagAAATTTCACATCCCTTGCTTTACCTACATTGTTACAAAACAAtccaataaataatatttactaaAAGCTAAATCAATAGAAAGTTCTCTAttgatctctcttcttcttggACGATCTGAGGACTCTTTCCCCAATGGAAGCTTCACCCTCTTCTCTCCTTCTAACCATCCCTCGAGTCTTCACTCCCACAACACTCAAAACCAAACTCTCCTCATCTCCACCATCCATTCTTGGTGTCCGACATTCCTTGTCTGGTTTCTCAGTAGTAGAACGAAGTAAATCTCTCAAACTGTCAACAGCATCATCCAACATCTTAGCTTGAAAGCGAGGAGAAGCCGTAAAGAGAACATCTTGCAACCTATTCACAGGAATATCATCAAACGAAACGCCGtaatcttcctcctcctcctcctccaggaACCCTTCTTCAGTGTAGTCTCTCCAGTGATAAGGAAACCCTAAGAGGAAACGGTTGCAAACCTCAGATGAAAGCCCGTTTTGTAAAGAACGAGATCTGTTGATGAATCCACTGATAGAGACGGTGAGGCCATCAGATGTTTCGAGAGTGGTACTGTCATGTCTTGTTGAGATTGT contains these protein-coding regions:
- the LOC106376681 gene encoding cell wall protein AWA1 isoform X1, with the translated sequence MIDRKRKEFISEEDMATLLQRYDTMTILKLLQEMAYYAEPKMDWNEMLKKTSTGITNGRDYQLLWRHLAYRDSLLPVDDNALPLDDDSDMECELETSPAVNVDVVSEAVAHVKVIASSFVPSDLDIPEDSTFEAPLTINIPYGHRGPQEPSDSYWSSKGMNITFPISLQKAAEGHNGNGLASSVAARKKRKKWSAEEDEELIAAVKRHGEGSWVTISKEEFEGERTVSQLSQRWGFLRKRGDTSNSSTQSGLHRTEEQMAANRALSLAVGNRVPSKKAAVGIPPVRTSGTITGAQANGANNGNSLQGQQQSQPVVQATPRVATSIPTTKSRVPAKKTTANSTSRSALMVTANSVAAAACMSGLATTASVPKVEPVIKASPAAASFPRPSAISSALNAEPVKNASPSATSFPRPSGISSALNAERVKAASAASFPRPSGISSALNVVPVKTGPLGVISASKAEPFKTAPVAFLPRPSGTISAPNAEAVKAASAVSLPGPSSIISASKAEPVKSVAAAGPSNVRNAVTGSPRHVLSSSPMAPFSKGPTIQNNPSPGFASSRLAPTQRVPAANVIPQKPNAGAGVTATCKPVGVQTQGNRANPMVTPTLQSNKAISTNSVITTAKPVAAKVETPSLLPKHTQVPQTEVGSGTEKSSLAKPSEKESSTTVSPLVVAEAESKSKGEESKGKSPDVATVTGTEKKGS
- the LOC106376681 gene encoding cell wall protein AWA1 isoform X2: MAASCLSRLSSPRGRQCSTFGLLLDDDSDMECELETSPAVNVDVVSEAVAHVKVIASSFVPSDLDIPEDSTFEAPLTINIPYGHRGPQEPSDSYWSSKGMNITFPISLQKAAEGHNGNGLASSVAARKKRKKWSAEEDEELIAAVKRHGEGSWVTISKEEFEGERTVSQLSQRWGFLRKRGDTSNSSTQSGLHRTEEQMAANRALSLAVGNRVPSKKAAVGIPPVRTSGTITGAQANGANNGNSLQGQQQSQPVVQATPRVATSIPTTKSRVPAKKTTANSTSRSALMVTANSVAAAACMSGLATTASVPKVEPVIKASPAAASFPRPSAISSALNAEPVKNASPSATSFPRPSGISSALNAERVKAASAASFPRPSGISSALNVVPVKTGPLGVISASKAEPFKTAPVAFLPRPSGTISAPNAEAVKAASAVSLPGPSSIISASKAEPVKSVAAAGPSNVRNAVTGSPRHVLSSSPMAPFSKGPTIQNNPSPGFASSRLAPTQRVPAANVIPQKPNAGAGVTATCKPVGVQTQGNRANPMVTPTLQSNKAISTNSVITTAKPVAAKVETPSLLPKHTQVPQTEVGSGTEKSSLAKPSEKESSTTVSPLVVAEAESKSKGEESKGKSPDVATVTGTEKKGS
- the LOC106376679 gene encoding protein NETWORKED 2A-like, translating into MLQRAASNAYSWWWASHIRTKQSKWLEHNLQDMEEKVEYTLKIIDEDGDTFARRAEMYYRKRPEIVSFVEEAFRSYRALAERYDHLSRELQSANRTIATAFPEHVQFPLEEDETEDYEGNPRKQPHLHLIPKGSNIPQVPEMPMKEFRSQSMMLSRKGPAGLKRTVSSALAKREAAVLSSGLSKEEGLEEIDNLQKGILALQTEKEFVRSSYEESYERYWDLENEVTEMQKRVCSLQDEFGLGAAIDDSDARTLMASTALSSCKDTLAKLEEKQKQSVEEAEIEKERITTAKERFYALRNKFEKPESDDHDKFIKTEAKVDVVQESSYESEREDSNENLTVVKLAEKIDDLVQKIVSLESNASSHTALVKTLRSETDGLHEHIRGLEEDKASLVSDSTDMKQRIAVLEKELSEVRKLFQKVEHQNKSLQKQFKEANWTADDLSGKLQDVKMDEDVEGAGIFQELPAVSGSEDYLKSISKETERESSVEDRKKHAIVVKDSEDTEGAQEERPETKDSFALSETASTYFGTEGEELVTEDEDEETPNWRQLLPDGMEDREKVLLDDYTSVLRDYRGVKRKLGEVEKKNREGFFELALQLRELKNAVAYKDVEIQSLRQKLGTLEKDSPHEVEENNQMEHDQGQHESVSISPTSNFSVSTTPHHQVGEVKRIPERTNSDEVRVKFADVDDSPRTKIPAVEDKVRADIDAVLEENLEFWLRFSTSVHQIQKFQTTVQDLKSELTKLKIESKQQQESSRSKHAAAPEAKPIYRHLREIRTELQLWLENSAVLKDELQGRFASLANIQEEIGRVTAHSGGSKVSDSEISSYQAAKFHGEILNMKQENKRVSSELQSGLDRVRVLKADVERILSKLEEDIGISSATEARTTPSKSSSSGKARIPLRSFLFGVKLKKQTKQKQASASLFSCVSPFPAPQQESS
- the LOC106376682 gene encoding protein EMBRYO DEFECTIVE 1674 produces the protein MAKKSKLQSLSARRSSPRTRSGAVREPISTRAASCSRFVPKPNSDEIPRTPFSFKSITPIGGTLKSVSLSDWWLTKKANEKGLGVAGFESKGGPEVRLFSSATISTRHDSTTLETSDGLTVSISGFINRSRSLQNGLSSEVCNRFLLGFPYHWRDYTEEGFLEEEEEEDYGVSFDDIPVNRLQDVLFTASPRFQAKMLDDAVDSLRDLLRSTTEKPDKECRTPRMDGGDEESLVLSVVGVKTRGMVRRREEGEASIGERVLRSSKKKRDQ